From the Acidobacteriota bacterium genome, the window CGCGGTCGCGGAGATCGAGGGGATGCTCTCGCTGCGCGAACCCGGGACGAATCGGTGGCGGCCGCCGGTGGTCAAGACCTGCGCGGCGACCGGAGAAGGCGTCGATGACGCCATCGGCGCCGTGCGCCGCTTCGCCGATCGGGGGCTCGCCGCCGGAGACCGTGCGCGGCGCCGTGCGCGCGCGAGGCTGGAGGCGATCCTGGTCGGCCGGATCGTGGCGCGCATCGGGGCGGAGCGGGACCTCGACGACGCCATCGACGCCATCGCGGCCCGCGAGATCGATCCGTATGCGGCGGCGGGCGATCTGGTGCGGCGTTTCGTCCAGGAGGAACCGGATTCATGAAGGCGGTACTGGACCACATCGGAATCGCGGTGGACGACCTCGACGCGGCGCTCGCCTTCTATTCGGACGCCCTCGGCCTGGAGGTCGACGCGACGGAGGACGTCCCGTCGCAGGGAGTGCGCGCGCATTTCGTGCGCGTCGGATCGGCCGCGCTGGAGCTGCTCGAGGCGACGACGGACGAGTCGCCCATCCGGCGCTTCGTGACGCGCCGCGGCGCCGGGATACACCACATCACATTGCGGGTCGACGACATCGCGGCGGCCCTGGCGCGGCTGAAGGCCCGCGGGGTCAGGTTGATCGACGAGACGCCGCGCGACGGAGCCGAAGGCGCGCTGGTCGCCTTCGTGCATCCTTCCGGCGCGCACGGGGTCCTCGTCGAGCTCAAGCAGGAGAGGGGCGCGCAGGCTGCGCATCATGCACGCTGACGAA encodes:
- the mce gene encoding methylmalonyl-CoA epimerase, translated to MKAVLDHIGIAVDDLDAALAFYSDALGLEVDATEDVPSQGVRAHFVRVGSAALELLEATTDESPIRRFVTRRGAGIHHITLRVDDIAAALARLKARGVRLIDETPRDGAEGALVAFVHPSGAHGVLVELKQERGAQAAHHAR